In the Paralichthys olivaceus isolate ysfri-2021 chromosome 15, ASM2471397v2, whole genome shotgun sequence genome, one interval contains:
- the hist2h2l gene encoding histone H2B 3 — protein sequence MPDPAKSAPAPKKGSKKAVTKTQKKGDRKRRKSRKESYAIYVYKVLKQVHPDTGISSKAMGIMNSFVNDIFERIASEASRLAHYNKRSTITSREIQTAVRLLLPGELAKHAVSEGTKAVTKYTSSK from the coding sequence ATGCCTGATCCTGCAAAATCAGCCCCTGCGCCTAAGAAGGGCTCCAAAAAGGCCGTGACCAAAACCCAGAAGAAAGGAGACAGGAAGCGCCGCAAGAGCCGGAAGGAGAGCTACGCAATTTACGTGTACAAGGTGTTGAAGCAGGTGCACCCAGACACGGGGATCTCCTCCAaggccatgggcatcatgaaCTCCTTCGTCAACGACATCTTCGAGCGCATCGCCAGTGAAGCGTCGCGGCTGGCGCACTACAACAAgcgctccaccatcacctccagggagaTCCAGACCGCTgtccgcctgctgctgcccggCGAGCTGGCGAAACACGCCGTGTCCGAGGGCACCAAGGCTGTGACCAAGTACACCAGCTCCAAATAG